The Entomobacter blattae nucleotide sequence CACTTTACGGGCCAATGGGTCTACCCTTGCGTTTGATGGCTATCTAAAACTCTACAGGGAAGGACAGGATGACCCAACAGAATCCGATAAAGATGATGAAAATAGCCGTCTTCTTCCGCCCCTTCAACAAGGGGATATTACCAAAACAGAAGACATTAAAACCGAACAGCATTTTACCCAGCCCCCTCCTCGGTTTTCTGAGGCCTCGCTTGTTAAAAAAATGGAAGAAATCGGCATTGGCAGGCCCTCAACCTATGCTTCTATCCTTACGGTCTTAAGAGATAGGAACTATGTACGCCTGGAGCAAAAACGCTTTGTTCCTGAAGATAGAGGAAGACTGGTAACAGCCTTTCTTATGGCCTTTTTTAAACGCTATGTAGATATTCAATTTACTGCCAATCTGGAAGAAGAGCTTGATGATATTTCCGGCAGCAGGGCCGATTGGCATGACGTTATGCAGGCTTTTTGGACGGATTTTTCCTACGCCATAGACCAGACCAAAGATCTGAAAATTTCCGATGTTATTGATACATTGGATCAAACACTTGGGCATCATTTCTTTCCCCCCACAGCCGATGGGCACGATCCACGACAGTGTTTGGCCTGCCATACTGGCAGATTAGGGCTAAAACTAAGCCGCCATGGGGCTTTTATTGGATGTTCTAATTATCCTGAATGCCAATATACACGAAAACTCGCTATCGAAACCAATAATGGTGAGGACGCTGATACCCTTAAGGAAGGGTATCAGCTGCTGGGGTACGACCCTACCAGCAACGAGGAAATTACCCTTCGACGCGGCCCTTATGGAATTTATATCCAAAAAGGTGAGACTGATCCTAACGATAAAAAGAAAAAGCCAAAACGGGCCACCCTTCCTAAAGGCACCACTGCAGAGACTGTAACCCTTGACCAAGCACTCGGATTATTAAGCCTTCCAAGAATTATAGGCCCTCATCCGGAAACCAAAGAGCCGATTGAAGCCGGTTTAGGCCGATTTGGCCCTTATGTAAAAATGGGAAGTATCTTTGCCTCCCTCGATAAAGATGAAGATGTGTTGAGTATTGGCCTTAACAGGGCGGTAGATGTCTTAGCCAAAAAGCTCTCCACGATCCGAGTCCTGGGCCTTCACCCCGATGATGGTGAACAGGTTATAGCCCGGAAAGGCCGGTTTGGGCCGTATGTCCAGCACGGGAAAACTGTGGCAAATATGCAACGAACACAGGCTCTTGAGGATGTAACCCTCGAAGAAGCCTTGGTTCTGCTGAATGAAAAAGGAAAACCACTCCTGAAAAAAACCGCACAAAAAGGCCGTAAAAAGGCTACTACCACAGCGGAGAGTAAAAATGAGCCAAAGAAGAGTAAAAAAATACAAAAAAATGATAATTGATATATTGCCAACACTTTCTTAATATCGATGGCAAGAGGTTTTTCTTGGCAGGTTAAGCGGTTTTTAAAAGTATTTTTTGGGGAGATTCCCTCCTCTACCCAAAAGAACTTCCTATCTTCTTATCAGTCAATTTCGTAAGGGACAGGAAATCCTAATACTTAAGATAAGCTGCTCCATAAACCTGTGCGCCACCGGCTAGAGACTCTGCCTGTGGATAAAGGCCCAATAACTAAGTACGGTATCATATGTTCAGGTTTCTCCCCCTTATTACTTTTTTGTTTTTTGTAGACCGTCATTTTATTAGGGGTAACCGTAAGAGCTTCTTCCTAAAAATCTATTTAAAGACTCCTCTATGCTCTTCCGTAATGCAATGGGTGCCTGTTTCTCCAGCTGGTAAAGCCTTAAGGACATGAGTGTGATATCCTTAGAGAAGCAGCTGCGCTTTTTTACCCAAAAAATCAGAACCTATATGGAGCATGTGCCCTTTTTAGACCGAATGGCCAAACGCCCCTATGCCAATCAAACGGCCCATAGAAAAAAATGTTCTGCCAGTAGTAAAAACAGTAGTAAAAACAGCAGTAAAAACAGAAAAAAATCTTATTTGCCAAAGGCAATATCTCTGGCAGCATCCTTGGCGACACCCCTGACAACACCCCTGGCAACACGAGGATTATCAAGAAAGAAGGGCATAAAAACTGCTCTTCCTTATTGCTCAACCCACTTTTTATGGTCCAAAGTCCGATGTCTGCTTTATTTGGCCTGCTTGAATCTTCTTTGGGTTCCAGCCTATGGGGCTGGGACGTTTGGAACTGGGAAAAGCTCATCTCATTTCAATGCTGATATGACTGGAACGGTTATCAATACGGCCTTAACCTTCCTCCAGCCAAGAACCCTTGACCCCTACACTATAAAACAGCTTAGCTTATGGGGAATGAATGGTATTATGGCCCTTGATTCTTCATTTTCCTTTTCCCAGCAACCAGGAACCCTTATTTTCAAATCTGCCCAAGTGCCGCTTTTAACCTTCCCCATGCCTTCTGAAGAAGATATCAAGGGATGGTCAGAGATCATCGGAAAGGTTATGAATAAAGCTTGGGAGACCTCAACCCTTATTCGCTCTTCAGGATCCAACAGCCTATTGGAAAGCTTTTTTAGTGAGCTTTTTAACCATATTGACCCTTATTCCCGTTATATCCCACCAACTTCTGCCAGCGAAGATCGGGAAAAACGCATTGGTGAAACTGCTACAGCAGGAATCACCATTGGCCTTCAATCGCACAATGTCATTATTACTGCCCTTAACACCAATGGCCCAGCCTGGGCAGCTGGTCTTTCCATTGGGCAAAGAATCCTTTCCATAAACGGCCATTCCACCAGCCATAAGCCTTTAAGTACTCTTAATGCCTGGCTCCAGGGAAGCGAAAATACCCCTATAACCTTAACCGTTAGCACACCTGGGGAAAGAAAAAACCAGACCCTGACCCTCAAACTGGCCCTTATCCCCCCAGAGACGGTTTTTGCCTTTTTATCTGAGAAAATTCTTGTGCTTCGTATTCATTCTTTCTCCGCTGATACAGCCCAGGAAGTTAGCCAGTATCTCGATCAAATCTTGCAAGAAAGCCCCGTTAAAGGGATTATATTTGATCTCCGCGGCAATAGAGGCGGCGTATTACAGCAAGCCATCACCACCTCGGCCCTTATTCTTAACCATGGTGTCGCAGCTATTACCCAAGGAAGAGACGAACAAGCCAACCACATCTGGGCTGTTCAAGGGGGGGATATTACAAATAATGTCCCAATCATTGTCCTTGTTGATGGTCGCACAGCCAGTGCTGCCGAAATCCTCTCTGCTGCACTGGCTGACCATCATCGTGCTGTGGTTGTTGGCAGTGTTACTCTTGGCAAGGGGCTGGTACAAACGATTGCTCAACTGCCAGATGGGGGTGAGCTCTTTGTAACCTGGAGCCGGGTCATTGCCCCCTTGGGTTGGCCTTTGCAAGGGCTAGGGGTTATTCCACAAGTCTGCACCAGCAAAGGGGAAAACACGACTCAAAAGCAAATGACAACCCTAGAAAATGGGCAGACCGTAAACCATGAAGCCCTAGAAGAGTCCCGCTCTGCTCGTTATCCCATTGCTGTATCACGTATTCTGGAAATCCGGAAAAACTGCCCAGCAGCCATAGGTACTGACCTTGATATTACCGTTGCCCAAAACCTCATCAAGAACCCCACAGCTTATAAGGCTGCTCTTTTAAGCATACCAGAGAGCGCAGCAAATTAAACCATGCCAAAGCTTAAAACCCATATTCTTGCCCAAGCCATTATCCGACAGGCAGAACTTGCCAATGCATGGCCCATGCTCATCACCAAAGGAGATGACGATGCGGGGAGTATTTTGGTTTTACTATACAACTCTCAGCAACTTTACCGTATTCTCGGACAAACTCGTAACACGGAAGGTGAACAAGCCTGGTTTTATATTTCTGGGCCAGAGCCTTTAGCCGAAGAAGACACGAAATTTTTTATAGAAAAACAAAGGAAAAGAGATCCTGACCTCTGGGTTATTGAATGCAAAAGCGATAGTTTTTCTCCCCCTTTTGAAGCCAATATACTTTAACCATATTCTCCCATAACCCTGCCTCGCATATAAACCCCCAAATTACGATCCCTAAATAGTTGTAAATTTACAACATAAAATTTATAGGTTTGTTTTTATCTGGCACTATGAAGGCTATTACCATATTAAAGGATTGCTCTTAATGCATTCTTTCTGCAAAAAAAATACCACAATTGTTATTTGTTGCATCACCCATATCTGGCCGACTCTATACCATGCCCTTACATGCATGGAAGAAAATACCAGAAACTACACGACGCTTTTGGAAGGGAAGTTCATACAATGAAGCTGCGGTTTGGATTACCATGTGGATCTCTCCTATCAGCTCCACTCGCGTTAGGCGCTCTGCTCATTTCAGATCCATCCATAGCCCAGCCTGTTGAAAGCCTCTATATTGCCGGATCTGGCGGGGCTAGCTTTAACCAGGATCAGCGGGTTAGGATTTCGCCGCATTTCCCTTCTGGCCGTGATCGTTACGATACCGGTGTTACAGGCTTGGGAAGCATTGGTTATGGCCTCGGCAATGGTTTTAGAGTTGAGGTTGAAGGAGACTACCGCAACAACAACCTGCATAAATTTGTTACCTCCCAATTTCCTGCCAGTGCTGGCGGAAGACGGCAAACATACGGTATTATGGCGAATGCCTTCTTTGATATGGATATTGGCCAAAACTGGATGTACCCCTATTTTGGTGCTGGTATCGGTTATGGCTGGTCGGCTCTACGCGGGCATGTCACTGCACCTAATCCTCAACAATTCCATCAGCAATTTGGAGGCACGGTTGGTAACTTTGCCTATCAGGGCATGTTTGGGCTTTCATTTCCTATTCCTTGGGTCGTTGGGCTTTCCGCAACAACAGAATATCGCTTTTGGACAATGCTTGGCCCGCTTGGGCATTCTGCAACCTCTACCGGAACTGAGGGACCTGGTTACTCCAGAGGGTATCAAGTAGCCCAAGGAAACCGTGATAACTCAACATATTTTAATCATTCCCTTATGTTGGGACTGCGTTACGAATTTAATCCTGCTCCCCCTCCTCCACCCCCTCTACCTGACATGCCACCACCACCGGCTCCCGCTCATAGCCGCTCTTACCTGGTGTTTTTTGATTGGGACAAGGCTGTTCTTACTCCTCGCGCTCGACAAATTGTGGTTGAAGCTGCAAAGGCCTCAAGCTATGTGCAAAACACCCGTATAGAGGTTAATGGCTATACGGATAATTCTGCGGCCCACCCAGGAGAACGGGGGAAAACCTATAACATGCAGCTCTCACGCCGGCGTGCTCAAGCTGTTAAAATAGA carries:
- a CDS encoding OmpA family protein; its protein translation is MKLRFGLPCGSLLSAPLALGALLISDPSIAQPVESLYIAGSGGASFNQDQRVRISPHFPSGRDRYDTGVTGLGSIGYGLGNGFRVEVEGDYRNNNLHKFVTSQFPASAGGRRQTYGIMANAFFDMDIGQNWMYPYFGAGIGYGWSALRGHVTAPNPQQFHQQFGGTVGNFAYQGMFGLSFPIPWVVGLSATTEYRFWTMLGPLGHSATSTGTEGPGYSRGYQVAQGNRDNSTYFNHSLMLGLRYEFNPAPPPPPPLPDMPPPPAPAHSRSYLVFFDWDKAVLTPRARQIVVEAAKASSYVQNTRIEVNGYTDNSAAHPGERGKTYNMQLSRRRAQAVKIELIKNGVPASTIEVRGYGDTHPLVQTGPNTREAQNRRVEILFR
- the topA gene encoding type I DNA topoisomerase, coding for MPTKKTTPAKTKSQAATANVVVVESPAKAKTINKYLGGDYTVLASFGHVRDLPPRNGSVDPNNNFSMLWEADERGIKQVNAIAKALKSASTLYLATDPDREGEAISWHVRAMLEEKNHLKEVDVKRVTFNEITKNAIKTAMAHPRDLDQPLIDAYLARRALDYLVGFTLSPVLWRKLPGSRSAGRVQSVALRLICEREAEIESFTPREYWTVTAQLLNRDNAPFSARLTHLNGKKLDQFDLNTEQKATEAKKSIENVSLQVLSVEKKKTHRNPPAPFTTSTLQQEASRKLGMSAQTTMRTAQQLYEGITLGGETTGLITYMRTDGVQMAGEAIEAIRTHIEKEIGKAYLPAKPRLYSSRSKNAQEAHEAIRPTEIKRLPTEIEPFLTAEQFRLYELIWKRALASQMQSAELDQVVVELGDRQNKTTLRANGSTLAFDGYLKLYREGQDDPTESDKDDENSRLLPPLQQGDITKTEDIKTEQHFTQPPPRFSEASLVKKMEEIGIGRPSTYASILTVLRDRNYVRLEQKRFVPEDRGRLVTAFLMAFFKRYVDIQFTANLEEELDDISGSRADWHDVMQAFWTDFSYAIDQTKDLKISDVIDTLDQTLGHHFFPPTADGHDPRQCLACHTGRLGLKLSRHGAFIGCSNYPECQYTRKLAIETNNGEDADTLKEGYQLLGYDPTSNEEITLRRGPYGIYIQKGETDPNDKKKKPKRATLPKGTTAETVTLDQALGLLSLPRIIGPHPETKEPIEAGLGRFGPYVKMGSIFASLDKDEDVLSIGLNRAVDVLAKKLSTIRVLGLHPDDGEQVIARKGRFGPYVQHGKTVANMQRTQALEDVTLEEALVLLNEKGKPLLKKTAQKGRKKATTTAESKNEPKKSKKIQKNDN
- a CDS encoding S41 family peptidase, with protein sequence MSVISLEKQLRFFTQKIRTYMEHVPFLDRMAKRPYANQTAHRKKCSASSKNSSKNSSKNRKKSYLPKAISLAASLATPLTTPLATRGLSRKKGIKTALPYCSTHFLWSKVRCLLYLACLNLLWVPAYGAGTFGTGKSSSHFNADMTGTVINTALTFLQPRTLDPYTIKQLSLWGMNGIMALDSSFSFSQQPGTLIFKSAQVPLLTFPMPSEEDIKGWSEIIGKVMNKAWETSTLIRSSGSNSLLESFFSELFNHIDPYSRYIPPTSASEDREKRIGETATAGITIGLQSHNVIITALNTNGPAWAAGLSIGQRILSINGHSTSHKPLSTLNAWLQGSENTPITLTVSTPGERKNQTLTLKLALIPPETVFAFLSEKILVLRIHSFSADTAQEVSQYLDQILQESPVKGIIFDLRGNRGGVLQQAITTSALILNHGVAAITQGRDEQANHIWAVQGGDITNNVPIIVLVDGRTASAAEILSAALADHHRAVVVGSVTLGKGLVQTIAQLPDGGELFVTWSRVIAPLGWPLQGLGVIPQVCTSKGENTTQKQMTTLENGQTVNHEALEESRSARYPIAVSRILEIRKNCPAAIGTDLDITVAQNLIKNPTAYKAALLSIPESAAN
- a CDS encoding DUF1491 family protein, which translates into the protein MPKLKTHILAQAIIRQAELANAWPMLITKGDDDAGSILVLLYNSQQLYRILGQTRNTEGEQAWFYISGPEPLAEEDTKFFIEKQRKRDPDLWVIECKSDSFSPPFEANIL